One segment of Methanolinea mesophila DNA contains the following:
- a CDS encoding peroxiredoxin: MPVLGEPAPDFEAATTNGPLKLSDLKGKWVVLFSHPADFTPVCTTEFIAFSGVAEELKALNVQLIGLSIDSVHSHLAWIRSVKEKMGVEIPFPIIADLDMKVAKKYGMLHPGISDTATIRTVFFIDDKGIMRAMIYYPSSNGRYIPEIIRLVKALQTSDKYGVATPANWQPGDKVVVPAPKNKAEMDKRLSEGYECKDWYLCFKKI; this comes from the coding sequence ATGCCGGTTCTTGGAGAGCCTGCGCCGGACTTCGAGGCGGCTACGACCAACGGCCCCCTGAAACTGTCGGACCTCAAGGGGAAATGGGTGGTGTTGTTCTCTCATCCCGCAGACTTCACCCCCGTCTGTACTACCGAGTTTATCGCATTTTCTGGGGTTGCTGAAGAATTAAAGGCCCTCAACGTGCAGTTGATCGGCCTTTCCATCGATTCCGTCCATTCCCACCTGGCCTGGATCCGGAGCGTGAAGGAGAAGATGGGGGTCGAGATCCCGTTCCCCATCATCGCGGACCTGGATATGAAGGTAGCCAAAAAGTACGGAATGTTACACCCGGGAATCAGTGACACCGCCACAATCCGCACCGTCTTTTTCATCGACGACAAGGGGATCATGAGAGCCATGATCTATTACCCCTCGTCCAACGGCCGCTACATCCCCGAGATCATCCGGCTGGTCAAAGCGCTCCAGACCTCGGACAAGTACGGGGTCGCCACCCCTGCCAACTGGCAGCCGGGAGACAAAGTAGTGGTTCCTGCGCCGAAGAATAAGGCCGAGATGGATAAAAGGCTCTCTGAAGGGTACGAGTGCAAGGACTGGTACCTTTGCTTTA
- a CDS encoding carboxymuconolactone decarboxylase family protein: MDKQLKDLEDKIGKVPKIFEDLQKIDPALYKSVMALDQMVWADGALSKKTKKLIAVAIAAALRDRHAVRAQMAGAKHLGVTMEEMDEAMRVAFLLAGMPAYVYGKSAAEEFLK; the protein is encoded by the coding sequence ATGGATAAACAGTTAAAAGACCTGGAAGACAAGATCGGCAAGGTCCCGAAGATCTTTGAGGACCTGCAGAAGATCGACCCGGCGCTCTATAAATCCGTCATGGCCCTCGATCAGATGGTGTGGGCCGACGGAGCGCTGTCGAAAAAGACCAAGAAACTGATCGCGGTAGCAATCGCCGCAGCCCTTCGTGACCGCCATGCGGTGAGGGCACAAATGGCGGGTGCAAAACATCTCGGAGTCACCATGGAAGAGATGGACGAGGCTATGAGAGTCGCCTTCCTCCTTGCCGGAATGCCGGCGTATGTCTATGGTAAATCCGCCGCGGAAGAATTCCTGAAGTGA
- a CDS encoding desulfoferrodoxin FeS4 iron-binding domain-containing protein, whose amino-acid sequence MVNVSKEGEVYECEICGNVVVVKVAGGGELVCCGQPMNRIKG is encoded by the coding sequence ATGGTCAATGTTTCGAAAGAGGGAGAAGTATATGAATGTGAGATATGCGGAAACGTCGTGGTCGTCAAGGTGGCCGGGGGAGGAGAACTGGTCTGCTGTGGCCAGCCGATGAACCGCATAAAGGGGTGA
- a CDS encoding zinc ribbon-containing protein, with protein MIQVTEKVTAGQKVGPGKYVCLDCGREYELDKTEQDLRKCPHCACAEYQCFPMTHIRPDIKTPEDAKKPPKRGDSLQ; from the coding sequence GTGATTCAAGTGACCGAAAAGGTGACGGCAGGCCAGAAAGTTGGGCCCGGCAAGTATGTCTGTCTCGATTGCGGACGAGAATATGAACTGGATAAAACCGAGCAGGACCTGAGGAAGTGCCCCCACTGCGCCTGTGCAGAATATCAGTGCTTCCCCATGACACATATCCGTCCGGATATCAAAACGCCGGAGGATGCGAAGAAACCGCCGAAGCGCGGAGACAGTCTTCAGTAA
- a CDS encoding flavodoxin family protein, translating to MPPTVIGVLGSPLYSGNTAKLLDRALDGAKDAGCTVEKIEVCRLDFRSCREIFYCVEHDTCAMKDDMTPMYARFSTLDGVILASPVMTMGIPGVLKSFMDRFQVYFMAKYVRNSPFVPKEKRDRRKGLYIAISGMNVPYVFDGAKLTVKAFFSIIDVEYWGELLIPDMDNIRDITTRPEHLEEAYRKGYEMGRALVSES from the coding sequence ATGCCGCCAACCGTGATAGGAGTCCTCGGAAGCCCCCTCTACTCCGGGAATACGGCGAAACTCCTCGATCGTGCACTGGACGGGGCGAAAGATGCAGGGTGCACGGTGGAGAAGATCGAGGTATGCAGGCTTGATTTCCGGTCATGCAGGGAGATCTTCTATTGCGTCGAGCACGACACATGTGCCATGAAGGACGACATGACCCCCATGTATGCCCGTTTTTCCACCCTTGACGGGGTGATCCTTGCCTCGCCGGTCATGACCATGGGGATCCCCGGAGTCCTGAAATCGTTCATGGACCGGTTCCAGGTCTATTTCATGGCAAAATACGTGCGGAATTCCCCATTCGTCCCAAAAGAGAAACGTGATCGCCGCAAAGGGCTCTATATCGCGATTTCAGGGATGAACGTCCCGTACGTGTTCGACGGGGCGAAACTCACCGTGAAGGCATTTTTCTCCATCATCGATGTGGAATACTGGGGAGAACTGCTCATCCCCGATATGGATAACATCCGGGACATCACCACCCGCCCTGAGCACCTCGAAGAGGCGTACCGGAAAGGATACGAAATGGGGCGGGCGCTTGTTTCTGAATCATGA
- the radC gene encoding RadC family protein, producing MKKIRNIDPADRPREKLARSGAESLSDRELVAAIIGSGMKGKDVFEVSGEVVRALEPLSDLRFSTLAGIKGMGAAKASQILASFELARRYLPPPGKRVKIAGPVDVLPLVKFLEGKRQEHFVVVTLNGANEVIETRIVTVGLLNHSLVHPREVFADAIADRAAAVICVHNHPSGTLEPSSQDLAITRQLVEAGELLGIRVLDHLIVTGDGFVSLKERGQV from the coding sequence ATGAAGAAGATCCGGAATATCGACCCCGCCGATCGCCCCCGTGAGAAACTGGCCCGCAGTGGGGCTGAATCGCTCTCTGACAGGGAACTGGTAGCCGCGATCATCGGGAGCGGGATGAAGGGGAAGGATGTGTTCGAGGTCTCAGGAGAGGTCGTCCGGGCGCTCGAACCGTTGAGCGATCTGCGCTTCTCAACCCTTGCAGGGATAAAGGGGATGGGGGCTGCAAAAGCGTCCCAGATCCTGGCCTCGTTCGAGCTCGCCCGCCGGTACCTGCCTCCCCCGGGGAAGCGGGTAAAGATCGCCGGCCCTGTCGACGTGCTCCCCCTGGTAAAATTCCTCGAGGGAAAACGGCAGGAACATTTCGTGGTCGTCACCCTCAACGGGGCGAATGAGGTTATCGAGACCCGGATCGTGACCGTCGGCCTGCTGAACCACAGCCTCGTGCACCCCAGGGAGGTCTTTGCGGATGCCATCGCCGACCGGGCGGCCGCGGTGATCTGCGTGCATAACCACCCGTCGGGGACCCTGGAGCCCAGCAGCCAGGACCTGGCCATAACCCGCCAGCTGGTAGAGGCAGGAGAACTCCTGGGGATCAGGGTACTCGATCACCTCATCGTGACCGGCGATGGATTCGTGTCTCTCAAAGAGCGGGGACAGGTCTGA
- a CDS encoding rubrerythrin family protein gives MATMEDAMEAFAGESQANRKYMIFADQAVAEGFPHIARLFRAASEAEAIHAKKLMKAMGKVESTEKNLEGAVAGETHEFKNMYPGFLKDAEAEKKSDMALVFTYAMKAEEIHANHYKDALKALKAGQDMSNRTVYLCPACGAIFLEPAPEKCPVCSAVRKIFRVIE, from the coding sequence ATGGCAACAATGGAAGATGCAATGGAGGCATTCGCCGGGGAATCCCAGGCGAACCGGAAGTACATGATTTTTGCCGACCAGGCGGTCGCCGAGGGATTCCCTCATATCGCGAGGCTGTTCCGGGCGGCATCGGAGGCAGAAGCGATCCACGCGAAGAAACTGATGAAAGCGATGGGTAAGGTGGAGAGCACCGAGAAGAACCTGGAAGGTGCGGTCGCCGGGGAGACCCACGAATTCAAGAATATGTATCCCGGGTTCCTCAAGGATGCGGAAGCGGAGAAGAAGAGCGACATGGCCCTGGTCTTCACCTACGCAATGAAAGCCGAGGAAATACATGCAAACCACTACAAGGACGCTTTGAAGGCCCTGAAAGCAGGCCAGGACATGTCCAACCGGACCGTGTATCTCTGCCCCGCATGCGGGGCGATCTTCCTCGAGCCCGCGCCCGAAAAGTGCCCGGTGTGCAGTGCGGTCAGGAAGATATTCCGGGTTATCGAATAA